Part of the Nitrospirota bacterium genome, GTACGGCTGCCAGCCTTTACCCTTTCTGAAAACAACTCCTTTTTTCCTGTTGACATAGATTGTTCTCCTTTCCTTATGATAGGATTAAACCTTAAATTTAAATCCCCCTTAATCCCCCTTTTTCAAAGGGGGAAATTCCTTTCTCCCCCTCTTTGGCAAAGAGGGGCAAGAGCCTGCCCCTGCATGTATTAAGCAGGGGGGAGCTTTTATAAAACCTTTCCTAATGTGTAAAGGTTAAGCTCCATACTGTTCAACTGAATCAATTGAATCATAGTTTATTTTGTTTGTCAAGGAAAAAATAAAGATGCGGGGCAAGCTTTGCAAAAGCAAAGAACTATGAAAAAGAAAATGAGACCCTGTGAAAGGAAAATCATGGATTCCGTGTCAAGCACGGAATGACAAAAAGAAAAGCCTTAAACCTCCGGCAGCATAATATTTATCTGCGCGCCTGGAAAATAGGCAAGTTTAACTTCCTTCTCCTTTCCCCATGCCCAATCAGGGATTATTGATAATTTTGCTGTTCCTGAGCGTATTGAGAGCTTGCCGTTCCATTGATTAACGAATCTCCGCACTGCTGCAAGGCCATGACCTCTTCCTTTCTCTGTATATCTTGATGCGCCATGAAGCAATGCCTTTTCTATGGCATCAAGGTCATTTTTCAGTGCAAACCTCTCTGATAAAGACTTTCTGAAGCCTACCCCGATATCCATAACAGCAATCTTCACCACATTTTTATTCATATTCTGAAAATGGTATTTCTGTATTCCCACAAAACCCTTAGTCTCACTGTGCTCAATGATATTCTGGCATACCTCTGAGAGGGCAACAATAAAGCCATTTATCGCCTTTTCATCATAGTGGAGATGTTTTTTAAGGATAGCATTTGCACGCCCTTTTACCTTTCCCACAATATAATGGATGTCATCAGATTTTTCTATCGGCGTGATTTCAAGAAGGACATCAGAGTATGAGCTTCTCAGGTATCTCCCTGAAATCTGTGGTTTAGAAGGCTCAAGGTTGAAATATCTGTTAGCAAACTTGAAGAAGTCCATCCTTTCAAGATATTTTTGAACCTCTTCTGATTCAGGGAGAATAATGGTTTTCTTAATGCCCTCTTTTTTTAGAAGTTCCCCTATCTCAAGGAAGCCGACCATCCCATAGGGGTCAATAAATGTCACATCTTGAAGGTTTATTATTGATGATTCTCTAAAGCTTTGCAGTATCTGGTCAAAGTTGTCTTCTGTAATCTGGGTCATCACCTGTACTAAAGAACTGAAGGTTTAAGATCCGAAGAAGGTGCTGCATGCTGGACAAGATAAAACGTCACACGTTATTCCCTCAATTGTCCGCTTCCGAGGACTATGAACTTTTGACAGGTAAGCTCCTCAAGTCCCATTGGCCCCCTTGCGTGGATTTTATCGGTTGATATGCCTATCTCAGCGCCGAGGCCAAACTGATAGCCGTCATTGAGCCTTGTGGAGGCATTTACAAAGACAGCCGAAGAATCCACCTCCCTTAAAAACCTCAGCGCTTTATCGTAATCCATCGTGACAATAGCATCAGAATGGGCAGAGCCATACTTTGCGATATGCTCCATTGCATCATCCATGTCTTTAACAATCTTCACATTTAAAATCAAATCCAGGTATTCATTATGAAAATCTTCGTCTTTTATCTTATCGAGCGATGCATCGATCTTTCTTGTCTCAGCACAGCCCTTGAGTGTTACGCCTGCATCCTTAAACCTCTTTATCATTTGCGGCAGGAAGTCTCTCGCAATCTTTTCATCCACGAGCATTGTCTCCATTGCATTGCATGTGCCTGGCCTCTGGACTTTTGCATTGAAGCAGATATCCCATGCCATCGCCATATCCGCTTCCCTGTCAACAAACACATGGCAAACACCCTTGTAATGTTTCAATACCGGTATCCTCGAATTTTCTGCCACAGTCCTGATAAGCCCCTCACCGCCCCTTGGAATGATAAGGTCTATAATCCCTTCAAGCTTTAGCATCTCCATTACTGCTTCTCTTTCTGGTATATCAATGAACGTTATTGCACCTTCATAGAGCCCATGCCTTTTTGCTACATCGCGTAAAATATTTACAATAGCCCTGTTAGAATTTATAGCCTCAGAGCCTCCACGCAGCACTACTGCATTGCCGGCCTTGAGGCACAGGCTTGTTGCATCAGATGTAACATTCGGCCGCGATTCGTATATAATGCCTATTACACCGATGGGGACCCTCATTCTTCCAACAGTCATCCCGTTCGGCCTCTGCCACATCTTTGTAACCTCTCCAACAGGGTCTGGAAGGGCTGAAACCTCGATAAGGCCCTGCGCCATCTCATTTATGCGTTTTTCATTCAGGATCAGCCTGTCTATCATGGCCTTTGACAGGCCTTTCTGTTCTGCATATTCAATGTCTTTTTTGTTCTCTAAAATCAGCTCTGATGCCCTTTCTCTCAATGCATCTGCCATTTTTAAAAGGGCAAGATTTTTCTGTTTTGATGATGCCTTTGCAAGTGCCCTCGCACCTTCTTTTGCCTCCCTTGCCTTATTGAGAACAAACGACCTTATATCCACTTATTCTCCACTCTTGCCAGTTTGTAGTCCGGCAACAGCCCCTACCTCTTCCACTGCCTTCTTAGCTGCCTTTTTGGCTGCTGCAGCTTCTGCTACTTCCTGATAGTTAAACGTCCCTGTAATAGCAATCACAGGGCACTTTGCAGTGCAGATGCCACAGCCGATGCATTTCTCCTGGTCTATTACATGGAGTTTCTTAAGCTCACCTGAAGCAGCATTCACAGGGCATACCTTTGTGCAGATGGCACAGCCAATGCATTTCTCAGTAACAAATGCCTTTGGCCTGTGGGGAATATAATCCATAATAGAATTCGTAGGGCACCTGGGCACGCACAGGCCACAGACTCTGCATTTTTCGAGGTCGATTATTGAAAGGTTATTCTCTATCTCTGGAGCATCGTATGGGCAGACCTTGACACATATGCCGCAGGCAATGCAGCCGACCTTACAGTTCTTTTTAGTCACCGCGCCCTTGTCTCTGGAATGGCAACGGACTATAACCTGTTTTAATAGGGGTTGTAGTTCTATAACATTCTTAGGGCAGGCTGTTACGCATTTTCCGCATGCAGTACATTTTTCAGGGTCTATTATTGGCAGATTATTCTCACTCATGGTAATTGCATCAAAGGGACAGGCCCTTTCGCATGAGCCATA contains:
- a CDS encoding Fe-S cluster domain-containing protein produces the protein MFEPSSIGKIITDLFQFIDVTGYILPKAGVGGAIEVSPTVDVIPLIRNTFIFLAGLGVIFGIALALAAKKFAVEVNPVVEKIRDILPGANCGACGYAGCMGYAEAVAVNPDVPPNLCTPGKTAVAEAIAELTGKKAEKLEPKVARVFCQGDMANAIAKFKYRGIKDCVAVVLAGGGDKACVYACLGYGSCERACPFDAITMSENNLPIIDPEKCTACGKCVTACPKNVIELQPLLKQVIVRCHSRDKGAVTKKNCKVGCIACGICVKVCPYDAPEIENNLSIIDLEKCRVCGLCVPRCPTNSIMDYIPHRPKAFVTEKCIGCAICTKVCPVNAASGELKKLHVIDQEKCIGCGICTAKCPVIAITGTFNYQEVAEAAAAKKAAKKAVEEVGAVAGLQTGKSGE
- a CDS encoding sensor histidine kinase, whose product is MTQITEDNFDQILQSFRESSIINLQDVTFIDPYGMVGFLEIGELLKKEGIKKTIILPESEEVQKYLERMDFFKFANRYFNLEPSKPQISGRYLRSSYSDVLLEITPIEKSDDIHYIVGKVKGRANAILKKHLHYDEKAINGFIVALSEVCQNIIEHSETKGFVGIQKYHFQNMNKNVVKIAVMDIGVGFRKSLSERFALKNDLDAIEKALLHGASRYTEKGRGHGLAAVRRFVNQWNGKLSIRSGTAKLSIIPDWAWGKEKEVKLAYFPGAQINIMLPEV
- a CDS encoding glutamate-5-semialdehyde dehydrogenase; the protein is MDIRSFVLNKAREAKEGARALAKASSKQKNLALLKMADALRERASELILENKKDIEYAEQKGLSKAMIDRLILNEKRINEMAQGLIEVSALPDPVGEVTKMWQRPNGMTVGRMRVPIGVIGIIYESRPNVTSDATSLCLKAGNAVVLRGGSEAINSNRAIVNILRDVAKRHGLYEGAITFIDIPEREAVMEMLKLEGIIDLIIPRGGEGLIRTVAENSRIPVLKHYKGVCHVFVDREADMAMAWDICFNAKVQRPGTCNAMETMLVDEKIARDFLPQMIKRFKDAGVTLKGCAETRKIDASLDKIKDEDFHNEYLDLILNVKIVKDMDDAMEHIAKYGSAHSDAIVTMDYDKALRFLREVDSSAVFVNASTRLNDGYQFGLGAEIGISTDKIHARGPMGLEELTCQKFIVLGSGQLRE